Sequence from the Leptospira noumeaensis genome:
TGGTACCTAAAGCAAAAAAGCACTGAAGTAACAACGGATAAACAGAATAATAATTAGGACTATTCATTTTTAATAAAAGAAAATCCAAACCAAACGAATTTGTTTGTGCATATTCAGTTAGTTCTTGAGGTGTGTATAAATAAGGAGAAATCCCCTCTAAAAGTATTTTTGCATCAAAAAGATAACGATATATATCATCACTCCATACAGGTGTAACCCCAACCACCACCAGTCGTAAAAAAATCACATACAATACGAAAAAATGAAACTTATTCCCAAAAATAAATAGACCATCGATCAAAAAGTAAAAATAAATCGGTAGTATAAAAGAAATTAAAAGGACGATATATAAGTCGTTTCTGTTTCCAAAATGAACGAAACCGAAAAGCAAAATTGGATAAAGTATAAAAAGTATAATTTTTGTTAGTTTATCTGTTATGAACACTAAAGAGTAACAACCGAAAAAAAGTGTATAAAATTTTGATTCCCACGCGAATCGACATGGAAATGGTTCCCGATATTTTGGAAACACCTGCAAACCGCTTGCGGTAGTTCACAGAAATTTCAATTATATCCATTTTCATTTGAAGTGCTTTCACATGCATTTCAATATTCCAACCCCAAGTGGGATCTTCCATCTGCAAACGAACAAGGGAAGAATATCGCAAAATACGAAGTGGCCCCATATCCGTAAATTTTCGACGAAAAAAAACAAAAATCAAAAAACAGGTAAGTGCATTTCCAAAAATTTGAATGGGGGACAGAGCTCCTTTTTCGACAACACCAATGGTCCTAGAACCAATCACCAAATCGGCCTTGTTTGTTTCAATTTTTTGGATTAGTTTCTTTATATCCATCGGGTCATCAGATCCATCGGCATCACAGAAAAGAATATATTCCGGCTCTGGTTTTTTATTTTTGATCCAGTTGAGCGCAACGAGACAAGCATTTCCATAACCAATTTCGGGACAGTCCAAAGTAAAAATCCCCATTTTCCGAAGAATAACAGGTGTTTGATCCTTTGATGCATTATTCACTACAATAAAACTAGATTTTGGCAAACCAGAATTTTTGATTAAACCTGTTAACGCACGTTCAATGCCTTCTTCTTCGTCCCGAGCAGGAATGATACAAAGGATATTACTCACCTTTTTTTTCTACATTCCGCTTGAATAATTCTTCTAAAGGCGTGTCTTTTCTAGACTTTGTTTTTACTTGGTATAGAGACTCAATGACGAGAGAACTATGAGGGTATAATTCTTTTATCTTTTCTACTTTTTCTTTATATGGAGAAGTAAGATAACCTGACGACTGACTCATATAATCCGAAGTAACATTCTTCAAACGAACATGTGTTGCTTGGAAAAGATAAGAAACCACTGGAAGTTCGGTTTGTTTCAATGCCCAAACATAGACCTTCCCCGATGGAATTCGTGTATCATTTACTTTTTTTGCTTGAGGTGACCAAGTCCATTCCTGACCAATCGTTGATTCCGATTGAAAAATCGAATTTCCGTTTTTGTCCAAACCAACGATAGACAATCTGTAAAACCGCTCTGGGTCACCCGTTGTCACATGGTGGTCAGCGTTAGTATTTTTAATATGCACTTCGATGGTATTGTTATCTACTTTCCAACGAGAAAGAACAATGCCAGGTTTATAACCCAAACGAATTTGATCAGGATACAAATCGAATCTTTTCGGAACACCACCGCCAATAAACCCATGTTTGTGGGATGTTCGAATCTGTTTGTTTAGCGAAGCTTTGACAAAAGAACGACGAACTTCCGGTTGGTGGCAAGAAGAACAAGTTTGCTTGGAATGTGTGGCTTGTAACTCTGTCCCGGTTTGGAAAGAACAAACGAGTGATTCATTTAAAGTATAAGTTTCATTATGACAATCATAACAACGTTTTAATAATTGGTTACGATCAATTTTAATAGGGTGAGGAGGAGAAGTCCCACCGGTTCCACCTATCACATAACTTTCTTTTGTCTGCGAATCCACTCGTACATGGCAGGTGGCGCAGGTAACCCCTTCCTCCTTCATATCCGGATTAAAATTAGGATTTGGAATTTCTATAGGACGAAAATAATCTCCATTCCGTAGACCAGTGATGATGGTTTCTCTTTGGTTTTGAACGGGGATATGACAGTTCAAACAAATCCATTTAGGAGAACTCGGTTTTGCAAGTTCTGATTGGAATTGGATATCAGTAAGGGCATTAGCATGGGTAGAACGTTGCCATTCCTCATAAATTTCCGTATGGCAGTTCCCACAATTTTTGGCCGTAGGAGCCCCGACTCCTTTTAAATCAGGAAGATTTTCAATTGGTTTGGCCCAAATTTTACCAGGAAACACTTGTTCGATGGGAACCTCTCTTTGGTTCAGATAAAGAAATCCTCCAATCCCGAAAACGATTAATACCAAAAGGAGGATAAGTAAATTTCGTTTCAATTTTTAATTTCCAGTTTCCAACGGAAGTTTTGGATCATTTGACCATTCCCACATTGAGCCCGCATAGTTGTATGCATTATATCCATAAGTGCGAAGGATTCCAACCACAAAAGCGGAACGAACCCCGCCTGTACAATAGGCTACAATGGGTTTTTCTTTTTGAATGCCTAACTGTTTTAAATAAACTTCAACTTCTGATTTTGATTTAATATTCCCTTTAGAATCGAACAACTCTTGGTAGAAAAAAGATTTAGCACCTGGAATGTGCCCTCCTCTAGATTCACCGTATGGCGTTGCCCCAGTGAACTCTCTCGGTTCTCTTGTATCCAAAATTTGGTGTTGTTTCGATGGTAATCCCTTTAATATTTCATCTTTAAAAATGGCTGCCGATACAAGGGTTTTGTCTTTTGCTAATGGCAAGTTGATTGCCAAAGTCTCTGGTTTAGGATTTGTTTTTTTCTGGATTTGTTTTTCATAAGAGGAATATCCCCCATCAATCCAATAGGATTGTTTGAATCCGGCTTCCCGAAGACTCCAAACAATTCGCCCTTCTTCTCCCCAACCAGAATTCCCATCACCTAACACAAGAATATTATCATCTTGTTTAATCCCTAAATCATTTATTTTTTTACGAACGATCTTTAGTTCTAATAATTCACCCTTATGTGGGGCATCAGTGCGAGAAAGATCTTCCCAAGATAAAACAACTGCTCCTGAAACTTTGTTTTTCAAACGAGGCAATGCAGAACGAGTATCTAGAATTTTATATTTCGGAAGGGAGAGGGCTGATTCAGCTGAGAGAAACCAAGGAGCATCTACTAGTTTTGCTGCCCGTACAGAAGGCCCAGCGCTTGGTTCTTCGAAGAATGCTCCCAGAAGAGAGAAAAAAAATAGATAGATTCCGTAACAACGTAGTACTTTCACGAAAATTCCCCCGAATTTATAAAGTCTTTCTCTTTTAAGACGAAATATCGTCAATAAAATAAATATTTCATCCAATAAAGCGAATTTTTCTTGATAGAAGCAACCCTCCTCGTACTTTGGAATGGAATGGAGGGCAATATGAAAATTGGTTATTATCCGGACGTGGTCAATGAAAATGTCACAAGGATTGTCGCCTCGACTGTCGTATTCCTTGGTGTTTTTGCGATTCTTTTTCCGAACCCTTATGTGCTCGCACTTTTATTTGCCGGGTTTACTTTGCGTTTGAGTTACGGACCAAAGTTTGAACCGTTTGCTTTTTTTACTTCTAGATACTTGGTCCCATGGCTCGGAATTTCTTTTGTAGCCACAGCAGGACCACCCAAACGATTTGCGCAGCTCATTGGATTTTTATTTAGCGTCGGTGCCATTGTGTTTTTTGTTTTGGATCTAAGATTGGCTTACCAAATCACTTTAGCGACTCTCGTTTTTTTTGCATCACTCGAATCTTTTTTAGGATGGTGTGCTGGTTGTTTTGCATTTGGTCTACTGATGAAACTAGGAGTGATTCCGAAAGAAATCTGTGAAAGATGTAACAATCTAAATTTTAATAAATAGTTTTTGTTAAGACATTGTTACAATGGATTCTATTCATAAGTATTTCCTTGGTTACCATTCTTTTTCTATGGATGGTAACCCTTCCTAAATCTTTTTTTAAAAAATACAAAACAGAAATTTTTCTCATCGGCCTTAGCCTTCGTGTTATATTTATTTTTCTTCCTCCAGTTTGGGAAGACGATTGGGCGAGATATTTATGGGAAGGAAATTTTATTCGAAACGGAGAGTCTCCTTATGAAATAGCTCCTGAAATTTCATTTCAAAAATCTAACTTAAGTGAAATAGAAACAGAAATTTTATCGCAAATCAACCATCCTGATTGGACAACGATTTACACACCTTTTGTTTTGCTCTATTTTGCCTTATTTTCTCCAGGTTTTTCAGGAATTTTTTTAAAACTTAGTTATCTTATTTTAGAAACATTTAGTTTTTTATTATATTCGAGAGGTAAACCCTTCAAGTTTCCACTCCTGTATTGGATTTTTCCAATTTTAATCAAAGAAGTATATTTAAATTATCATTTTGAAATATTGATTCTTTCTCTTTTTTGGATTTTTTTAAATACAATCAAAAATAAAAGATATTCCCTTTCGAGTTTTATCTTTGGTCTCATCGTTCACATTAAATTCTTTTCTCTATTCTATTTTATGTATCTGATCCAAAATATACCATTCAAAACTTGGAAAAGGGATTGGAAAGAATGCCTAATGATTGGTTTGTCTTTTGTTTTAGGATTTTTTATTTTTTATTTCATCTACTACTTAATTTTTCCAAATTCAAACGACTTTGGATTTACCAACTTACTAAGATTTGGTGGATTTTTCAAATTCAACCAGTTTTATGAACCATTCTGGAAAATATTTGGGGCCGCGAATCTAAGAACATTTCCACTAGTGATATTTTTGGCTACTATGCTAATTTTCCTATTCATCAACCTTGAAAAGAAAAATCGATTCCGCAAATTCGAATCCATCTCCCGAAAATTAGATTTATATTTTTTATTTGGATACCTCTCTTTATGTTTACTCCCCGTATACAACCCTTGGTATTTTTTAATCCTTCTTCCGATCCTAGTCACTTCCAAGTCAGAAAGAATATTTCCATGGATTTTGGTATCACTCCCCCAATTATCTTACTTCACATCTGTCCGTTTGGGACTTGAATTTACCTATTTCTATGAAATCCCAAACTCCATCCTCTTGTTTGAAGCCTCAATATCCTTAATCTGCCTCACCTGGTATTTTAGACAAATATTCATTTTACTTTACAAAATATCCAATATATCAAACATAGCCCCTAAGGGAAGTATTGGGTATGGAAACAGAAATTGAAAGTTTTTCTGCCACAACAGAAAACGAAAGAAATGTCGATGAAGTGCTAACGGTTGTCCTTGGGGAAACCTTAAAACGCAGAAGGTTAGAACTAGGTTTATCCATGGAAAAACTTTCTCAGCTGTCAACCGTTAGTCGAGGAATGCTAGGACTCATCGAGTCAGGAAAAACCACACCCAGTATTGGGATCTTATGGAAATTATCAAAATCACTTCGGATTCCCATCGGAGAAATGATCCCTGATCTTTTTGCCCAGTCCCCACGGTTTATCGGATCCAACGAAGGCAAACGCTGGATTTCCGCTAAAAATACAGCAGAATCAAGGGTTTTTTACCAAGAAGAAAGAGATCGTTTGAGTCTTGTCGAATGGAAACTGACACAAGGAAAGATCTCCCAGTTCGGCCACTTACCAACTGCTTTTGATATCAAAATCTACCAAGTTTCCGGAAAAATAAAAATCAAATTAAAAACCAAAGAAATCATTTTGGAACCAGCAGACAGTGCCTTCTTTCCCATTGCGGAACTAGAATTCATTGAAAATGAATTCAGCGAAGAATCTAAATTTCTTTGGATCGCGTCCAAAAAGGCTCGGTAAAATAAGGAAGTTTTCTTGGAACCAAGAATTTCTAAAAAAAAAGGAAAGGCCAAAAAGATGCACATCTCGTGAATATATTGAACAATATATAAGATATTAAGTTCAATATATAAGATTTACTGTTTTTTGTTCCGACCCCCTTTTTCAGACTGACCTTACCATGTTTCCTAACTCTGGTGCAACCCCTACAGGGGGGAAACGGGAATAAAATCTAAGGATTAACAAATGAAAACCAATCTACTAACCAAGTCGATTGCTCTTATTACCGCGGGGTTCATCGGAGCCTGCGGTGGAGCCAAAAATAACGACACACGAAACCTGCTACTGGCAGCCCTTGCCCTCTCTTCAGGAATTAAGGTCAATAGTGCAGCCGAGTTAGCAAAAGAGTCTAACGACGATTATAATCTAAATGAATATGGACTCATCACTCCTTCTACATTAGGAAAATGGGTGAATAATTGGTCTGGAACTAAACCTGCTGGTATCAACGGTAAATTAGTCATCTTACAAAACGGTGCTAGTGCCACTTCTGGAAAAGAATACATCGCTGGAAACGGAAATGACGTTGTTGTGTATTCCTTTACTTTCGCTGATGGAGCCAGTGCCTTAGACGGTGGCGATGGTTTTAGCCAAAAACGAAGCAGTGGACTAAGTGATACAGTTTCTATCATTGCGAATGGAACTAAAGTGGATGCCATTCTCAATCGTTACGGAATTGATCCAAACAATGACCTAGTTGTCTTTGTTTCTTCTGCCAATGCAAACAGTCACGTCCAAGGAACACTTCGGGGATTTTATACCTTCCGTTATTGGGGATTTGATCATAAAAATCTTGCCTTCTTAAATGGAACTCTTCCTCGTCTTGCAGTAACAGATGGAAACTTTGTTCCTTTCAGTTCTACAACAAACACTCCTCCAAGTTACTCCAACCGTTACAGTGTAAAATCTCTTCGAGTTGATAACACCATTCTTATGTTACCAGTAGAAGATGTCATCACTGCAGCAAAAAATCCTAACAATGTTACTATTTCCGGACTTACTTCAAGTGTATTTATCTCAGATGCTAGATCTTCTTCTGGAAGTAGCAACGAGTATAATGGTGTAATCAAAAGTACAACTTCGGAAGTTTCAGGTAAAT
This genomic interval carries:
- a CDS encoding glycosyltransferase family 2 protein, translated to MSNILCIIPARDEEEGIERALTGLIKNSGLPKSSFIVVNNASKDQTPVILRKMGIFTLDCPEIGYGNACLVALNWIKNKKPEPEYILFCDADGSDDPMDIKKLIQKIETNKADLVIGSRTIGVVEKGALSPIQIFGNALTCFLIFVFFRRKFTDMGPLRILRYSSLVRLQMEDPTWGWNIEMHVKALQMKMDIIEISVNYRKRFAGVSKISGTISMSIRVGIKILYTFFRLLLFSVHNR
- a CDS encoding multiheme c-type cytochrome — encoded protein: MKRNLLILLLVLIVFGIGGFLYLNQREVPIEQVFPGKIWAKPIENLPDLKGVGAPTAKNCGNCHTEIYEEWQRSTHANALTDIQFQSELAKPSSPKWICLNCHIPVQNQRETIITGLRNGDYFRPIEIPNPNFNPDMKEEGVTCATCHVRVDSQTKESYVIGGTGGTSPPHPIKIDRNQLLKRCYDCHNETYTLNESLVCSFQTGTELQATHSKQTCSSCHQPEVRRSFVKASLNKQIRTSHKHGFIGGGVPKRFDLYPDQIRLGYKPGIVLSRWKVDNNTIEVHIKNTNADHHVTTGDPERFYRLSIVGLDKNGNSIFQSESTIGQEWTWSPQAKKVNDTRIPSGKVYVWALKQTELPVVSYLFQATHVRLKNVTSDYMSQSSGYLTSPYKEKVEKIKELYPHSSLVIESLYQVKTKSRKDTPLEELFKRNVEKKGE
- a CDS encoding sulfurtransferase codes for the protein MKVLRCYGIYLFFFSLLGAFFEEPSAGPSVRAAKLVDAPWFLSAESALSLPKYKILDTRSALPRLKNKVSGAVVLSWEDLSRTDAPHKGELLELKIVRKKINDLGIKQDDNILVLGDGNSGWGEEGRIVWSLREAGFKQSYWIDGGYSSYEKQIQKKTNPKPETLAINLPLAKDKTLVSAAIFKDEILKGLPSKQHQILDTREPREFTGATPYGESRGGHIPGAKSFFYQELFDSKGNIKSKSEVEVYLKQLGIQKEKPIVAYCTGGVRSAFVVGILRTYGYNAYNYAGSMWEWSNDPKLPLETGN
- a CDS encoding DUF4395 domain-containing protein; protein product: MKIGYYPDVVNENVTRIVASTVVFLGVFAILFPNPYVLALLFAGFTLRLSYGPKFEPFAFFTSRYLVPWLGISFVATAGPPKRFAQLIGFLFSVGAIVFFVLDLRLAYQITLATLVFFASLESFLGWCAGCFAFGLLMKLGVIPKEICERCNNLNFNK
- a CDS encoding helix-turn-helix domain-containing protein translates to METEIESFSATTENERNVDEVLTVVLGETLKRRRLELGLSMEKLSQLSTVSRGMLGLIESGKTTPSIGILWKLSKSLRIPIGEMIPDLFAQSPRFIGSNEGKRWISAKNTAESRVFYQEERDRLSLVEWKLTQGKISQFGHLPTAFDIKIYQVSGKIKIKLKTKEIILEPADSAFFPIAELEFIENEFSEESKFLWIASKKAR
- a CDS encoding rhodanese; the protein is MKTNLLTKSIALITAGFIGACGGAKNNDTRNLLLAALALSSGIKVNSAAELAKESNDDYNLNEYGLITPSTLGKWVNNWSGTKPAGINGKLVILQNGASATSGKEYIAGNGNDVVVYSFTFADGASALDGGDGFSQKRSSGLSDTVSIIANGTKVDAILNRYGIDPNNDLVVFVSSANANSHVQGTLRGFYTFRYWGFDHKNLAFLNGTLPRLAVTDGNFVPFSSTTNTPPSYSNRYSVKSLRVDNTILMLPVEDVITAAKNPNNVTISGLTSSVFISDARSSSGSSNEYNGVIKSTTSEVSGKYVGFEGRIKGAKELKWTDLLDTEFRFKSKADLKAYYAGKGYQEGQTAIQLCRTNNRSQVTGFSYIAILGYPSTYYDGSWIEWGSLTGGGPAPKLPPDSPYRTDLPEVSEVITYNVAGDVDPNLPTNLNTFATTSRKIIEEDKAYKR